A single window of Dichotomicrobium thermohalophilum DNA harbors:
- a CDS encoding FixH family protein, with translation MTIRSEDGGRPITGRTVLYILVGFFGVMLVANGIFTYLAVSTFNGLVTEGSYRKGLEYDERLAAEARQERLGWNADLQLAERGGQLRFKLEGDDGRPVSGRLVRVRMGRPATDKFDRTILLNETSPGLYTRDISLPGAGNWLASLEVLEGYDEAKSVVYRMKKRLWLKPGT, from the coding sequence GTGACTATACGCTCTGAAGACGGCGGCCGCCCGATCACCGGCCGGACGGTGCTCTATATCCTGGTCGGCTTTTTCGGGGTGATGCTCGTCGCGAATGGAATTTTCACCTATCTCGCCGTGAGCACCTTCAACGGTCTTGTCACCGAAGGCTCCTACCGCAAGGGGCTGGAGTATGACGAACGCCTCGCCGCCGAGGCCAGGCAGGAGCGCCTGGGCTGGAATGCCGATCTCCAGCTTGCCGAACGGGGCGGGCAGTTGCGCTTCAAGCTGGAAGGTGACGACGGACGCCCGGTTTCGGGCCGGCTGGTGCGTGTGCGCATGGGGCGGCCGGCGACTGACAAGTTCGACCGGACAATCCTTCTGAATGAGACCTCTCCAGGGCTCTACACGCGCGACATCTCGCTGCCCGGCGCTGGCAACTGGCTGGCCTCGTTGGAAGTGCTCGAAGGCTATGACGAAGCGAAGTCGGTCGTCTACAGGATGAAAAAACGGCTATGGCTGAAGCCGGGGACCTGA
- the ccoS gene encoding cbb3-type cytochrome oxidase assembly protein CcoS, with amino-acid sequence MTALAWLIPAALFLGFLGVLAFMWALRSGQFEDLDGAAYRILEDDTPETRDKDATPANQPPSDTDKRQRDHDG; translated from the coding sequence ATGACCGCGCTCGCCTGGCTGATCCCGGCGGCCCTGTTTCTCGGGTTCCTGGGCGTTCTCGCGTTTATGTGGGCACTGCGCAGCGGGCAGTTCGAGGATCTGGACGGCGCGGCCTACCGCATCCTGGAAGACGACACGCCGGAGACGCGTGACAAGGACGCCACGCCGGCTAACCAGCCACCCTCAGACACCGACAAACGTCAGCGCGATCACGACGGCTGA
- a CDS encoding heavy metal translocating P-type ATPase, producing the protein MAEAGDLSAARPDTFAPGAAPQHTPTGPDRAHSGDSGEDTVTLTIENMHCGGCMTKVERVLAATPGVLDARANLTAKRVTATIDTARTSAPALTDVLGKAGFNAAELADDTRPARDDDQLLRAMAVAGFAAANVMLLSVSVWAGIASDMAPEVQSFFHWLSALIALPAILYAGQPFFISARDALKGGRLNMDVPISLAILLASSMSLYQTIRGTEQVYFDAAITLLFFLLIGRFLDQRMRRRAKGAAQNLMALQATNATVIGDGPPRQVSTRALAPGMAVLIGTGDRVPADGVVRKGESEVDESLITGETLPRAATPGTEIHAGTLNLGAPLEMEVRAADDSTLLAEIRRLMETAEQAKGAYVRLADRAARIYAPWVHVFGAATFTGWMIAGAGWETALTYAIAVLIITCPCALALAVPAVQVVASGRFFANGVVLKAADGFERLAEVDTVILDKTGTLTLGTPQLVNGAEIDDTALAEAAGLALASRHPYSKAIVAEATARGLAVAPAENVREFPGRGLKAAGPGGETRLGSATWCDLDDVDADDAGRVYLTRAGQPAVQFRFEDRLRPDAADTVAQLRRAGFDVRILSGDREAAVARAAEAAGITDWRAGQRPDDKIRLLDQLKAEGRKVLMVGDGLNDAPALAAGYASMSPSSATHISQTAADAIFQGQNLSPVAEAIALARRAKLSAIQNFGLAAGYNAICIPLAMAGYVTPLIAAIAMSASSIVVTSNAVRLRAARIALEPAT; encoded by the coding sequence ATGGCTGAAGCCGGGGACCTGAGCGCCGCCCGGCCGGACACATTCGCGCCAGGCGCCGCACCACAACACACACCAACCGGCCCGGACCGCGCCCACTCCGGTGACAGCGGCGAAGACACGGTCACGCTGACCATCGAGAACATGCATTGCGGCGGCTGCATGACCAAGGTTGAGCGTGTGCTGGCCGCGACGCCGGGCGTGCTCGATGCGCGCGCCAATCTCACCGCCAAGCGCGTTACCGCCACCATCGACACCGCCAGGACCTCCGCGCCCGCGCTCACCGATGTGCTCGGGAAAGCCGGATTCAATGCCGCCGAGCTGGCCGACGACACGCGGCCCGCGCGCGACGATGACCAGCTTCTCCGGGCAATGGCCGTCGCCGGTTTCGCCGCGGCGAACGTCATGCTGCTGTCGGTGTCCGTCTGGGCCGGGATCGCTTCGGACATGGCGCCGGAGGTGCAGTCGTTCTTTCACTGGCTGTCCGCGCTTATCGCCCTGCCGGCAATCCTGTATGCAGGCCAGCCCTTCTTCATCTCGGCACGCGACGCGCTCAAGGGCGGGCGACTCAACATGGACGTGCCGATCTCGCTGGCGATCCTGCTGGCCTCGTCCATGAGCCTTTATCAGACCATCCGCGGTACCGAGCAGGTCTATTTCGACGCCGCGATCACGCTGCTGTTCTTCCTGCTGATCGGCCGTTTTCTCGACCAGCGGATGCGCCGCCGGGCAAAGGGGGCCGCGCAGAACCTGATGGCGCTGCAGGCCACGAACGCCACCGTGATCGGCGATGGCCCGCCGCGTCAGGTTTCGACGCGCGCGCTGGCCCCCGGCATGGCCGTTCTGATCGGAACGGGCGATCGCGTGCCCGCCGACGGCGTGGTGCGCAAGGGCGAAAGCGAAGTCGACGAGAGCCTCATCACCGGCGAGACGCTGCCGCGTGCCGCCACGCCGGGGACGGAAATCCATGCGGGAACCCTCAATCTCGGCGCGCCGCTTGAAATGGAGGTTCGGGCCGCCGACGACAGCACGCTGCTCGCTGAAATCCGCCGGCTCATGGAAACCGCCGAGCAGGCCAAGGGCGCCTATGTCCGGCTCGCCGACCGTGCTGCACGGATTTATGCGCCATGGGTGCATGTATTTGGCGCCGCCACCTTCACCGGCTGGATGATCGCCGGGGCGGGCTGGGAAACGGCGCTGACCTACGCGATCGCGGTGCTCATTATTACTTGCCCCTGCGCGCTGGCACTGGCCGTGCCGGCGGTACAGGTCGTGGCTTCAGGCCGATTCTTCGCCAATGGCGTGGTCCTGAAGGCAGCCGACGGTTTCGAGCGGCTGGCCGAGGTGGACACCGTTATCCTCGATAAGACTGGCACGCTGACGCTTGGCACCCCGCAACTGGTCAACGGTGCGGAGATCGACGATACGGCGCTCGCGGAGGCGGCGGGGCTGGCCCTGGCGAGCCGCCATCCCTACTCGAAAGCGATCGTGGCGGAGGCGACGGCGCGCGGGCTGGCGGTTGCGCCGGCGGAGAACGTCCGGGAATTCCCCGGTCGGGGGCTGAAAGCCGCCGGCCCGGGAGGCGAGACACGGCTCGGCTCGGCGACCTGGTGCGACCTTGACGACGTGGACGCGGATGACGCTGGACGGGTCTACCTGACGCGGGCCGGCCAGCCGGCAGTCCAATTCCGCTTCGAAGATCGACTGCGGCCTGATGCGGCCGACACGGTCGCTCAACTCAGGCGGGCGGGTTTCGACGTGCGCATCTTGTCCGGTGACCGCGAAGCGGCGGTTGCGCGAGCAGCCGAGGCCGCTGGCATCACCGACTGGCGCGCGGGCCAGCGCCCCGACGACAAGATTCGCTTGCTCGACCAGCTGAAGGCCGAAGGGCGCAAGGTGTTGATGGTGGGCGACGGGCTGAACGACGCGCCGGCGCTCGCGGCGGGGTACGCCTCCATGTCGCCGTCGAGCGCCACGCATATCAGCCAGACGGCCGCCGACGCGATCTTTCAGGGCCAGAATTTATCCCCTGTAGCCGAGGCAATCGCGCTGGCGCGCCGCGCCAAGCTGTCAGCAATCCAGAATTTCGGGCTGGCGGCGGGTTATAACGCGATCTGCATCCCGCTGGCGATGGCCGGCTACGTCACGCCTTTGATCGCCGCGATCGCGATGTCGGCGTCCTCAATCGTTGTGACCAGCAACGCGGTACGCCTGCGCGCCGCGCGGATCGCGCTGGAGCCCGCAACATGA
- a CDS encoding DUF2189 domain-containing protein, with the protein MSQEHVASPAAGAPATTDRLGGNRVGYVRLIPIAKVPMEAPWRWLGRGFRDMARAPLLSVAYGAVFALIAVLLLLGLWYAGVPALILPMAGGFLLVGPIMAAGLYRMSSLIERGQKVTLRDTLLVNIQSPGQLAFMGVALMIAFFAWVEIALLLFMLVFGPIAMPPVPEFIQTLLLEPRGLVLLTVGTFLGAVIAAIIFASTVVSIPLLMVREVDVVTAIVTSLRAVAINPGLMILWAILIAVIMALGFALLFAGLLIAFPLIGHATWHAFRDVVPDEDKLGPPSELSAQAESPDQPS; encoded by the coding sequence CGACCGCCTCGGCGGCAATCGCGTCGGCTATGTCCGCCTCATTCCCATCGCCAAGGTGCCGATGGAAGCACCGTGGCGCTGGCTGGGCCGCGGCTTCCGCGACATGGCGCGCGCGCCCCTTCTCAGCGTTGCCTATGGCGCTGTCTTCGCGTTGATCGCCGTGCTGCTTCTGCTCGGGTTATGGTACGCGGGCGTGCCGGCTCTGATCCTGCCAATGGCCGGCGGATTCCTGCTTGTCGGCCCGATCATGGCGGCCGGGCTTTACCGTATGAGCAGCCTGATTGAGCGCGGGCAAAAGGTGACGCTGCGGGATACGCTGCTCGTCAACATCCAGTCACCGGGTCAGCTCGCCTTCATGGGCGTCGCCTTGATGATCGCGTTTTTTGCCTGGGTGGAAATCGCGCTGCTGCTGTTCATGCTGGTTTTCGGGCCAATCGCCATGCCGCCGGTGCCGGAGTTCATCCAGACGCTGCTGCTGGAGCCACGCGGGCTTGTGCTTCTGACCGTCGGCACTTTCCTGGGGGCGGTGATCGCGGCAATCATCTTTGCCAGCACGGTGGTATCGATCCCGCTTCTCATGGTGCGCGAGGTGGACGTGGTTACGGCCATCGTCACGAGCTTGCGCGCCGTGGCGATCAACCCCGGCCTGATGATCCTGTGGGCGATTCTGATCGCGGTGATCATGGCGCTCGGCTTCGCGTTGTTGTTCGCGGGGCTGCTGATCGCGTTCCCACTGATCGGGCACGCGACGTGGCACGCATTCCGGGACGTCGTGCCCGACGAGGACAAGCTCGGCCCGCCTTCGGAGCTGAGCGCGCAGGCCGAAAGCCCGGATCAGCCGTCGTGA